A genomic segment from Orrella daihaiensis encodes:
- a CDS encoding ABC transporter permease, translating into MWQMIRPNSKLSLRVWQFSILALILGVWQYVSLDPKIAFFFGKPTGVLDALWVWFVTDGNIYYHLQITLLETLLAFVIGTSAGMGAGLWLGLSPVASAIMDPYIKALNSMPRVILAPIFAMWFGLGIWSKVALAVTLVFFIVFFNVYQGVKEVSPTLLDNARMLGADRKKLLRYVYLPSATSWVFSSLHTSVGLAFVGAVVGEYLGSAAGVGYLILQAEGVFDINTVVAGVLVLTACALVLDGIVGVIEKKLMKWQPKSGETEQQV; encoded by the coding sequence ATGTGGCAAATGATTAGACCGAACTCCAAACTGTCATTGCGGGTCTGGCAGTTTTCTATTTTGGCGCTGATTCTGGGCGTTTGGCAGTATGTGTCTCTGGATCCGAAGATCGCTTTCTTTTTTGGAAAGCCCACTGGCGTGTTGGATGCTCTTTGGGTCTGGTTTGTCACTGACGGCAACATTTACTATCACTTGCAAATTACGTTGCTTGAGACACTCCTGGCCTTTGTGATTGGTACGTCCGCAGGCATGGGGGCAGGTCTGTGGCTTGGGCTTTCACCGGTCGCCAGTGCCATCATGGATCCGTACATCAAAGCATTGAATTCGATGCCGCGGGTCATTCTCGCCCCAATCTTCGCGATGTGGTTTGGCCTTGGTATCTGGTCTAAGGTGGCGCTGGCAGTCACTCTGGTGTTTTTTATTGTTTTCTTTAACGTCTATCAAGGTGTTAAAGAGGTGAGTCCTACGTTGCTCGATAATGCTCGTATGTTGGGGGCGGATCGCAAGAAGTTGCTTCGTTACGTCTATCTGCCATCGGCTACAAGCTGGGTGTTTTCAAGCTTGCATACTTCGGTCGGTTTGGCGTTTGTTGGCGCCGTGGTTGGTGAGTATCTTGGCTCGGCCGCTGGAGTGGGCTATCTGATTCTACAAGCCGAGGGCGTATTTGATATTAATACGGTCGTGGCCGGTGTGTTGGTCTTGACCGCATGCGCGCTGGTGCTTGACGGTATTGTGGGCGTAATTGAGAAAAAGCTTATGAAGTGGCAACCCAAAAGTGGGGAGACGGAGCAGCAAGTTTAG
- a CDS encoding ABC transporter ATP-binding protein: MAQANTEAPALALKDITCTFISRDDPGQRYTAVADTTLEVKPGEFVSVVGPTGCGKSTLLNVGAGLLTPSKGAVEVFGQPLQGINQRAGYMFQGEALLPWRKALDNVTAGLQFAGVDPKEADERGREWMRRVGLGGFEDRYPHQMSGGMRKRTMLAQTLIRDPDIILMDEPFSALDIQTRQLMENEVLDLWMAKRKAVLFITHDLDEAIAMSDRVVVLSAGPATHPIGEFLIDIPRPRDVAEVRSIPRFVELHTDIWAVLRDEVLKGYAQQKTKVA; encoded by the coding sequence ATGGCTCAAGCAAATACCGAAGCACCTGCACTGGCACTAAAAGACATTACCTGCACATTCATCTCCCGTGATGACCCAGGACAGCGATACACCGCTGTTGCTGACACCACGTTGGAGGTGAAGCCCGGTGAGTTCGTGTCTGTTGTCGGACCTACAGGGTGTGGCAAGTCCACGTTGTTAAATGTAGGTGCCGGTTTGCTTACACCGTCCAAAGGCGCGGTTGAAGTCTTCGGTCAACCCTTGCAAGGCATCAACCAACGGGCAGGGTACATGTTCCAGGGCGAGGCGTTATTGCCTTGGCGCAAGGCACTTGATAACGTGACAGCTGGTTTGCAGTTTGCCGGGGTTGACCCCAAAGAGGCGGACGAGCGCGGACGGGAGTGGATGCGTCGGGTGGGGCTTGGCGGTTTTGAAGACCGCTATCCTCACCAAATGTCAGGCGGCATGAGAAAGCGAACCATGTTGGCGCAGACTCTGATTCGCGACCCTGACATCATCTTGATGGATGAGCCTTTTTCTGCTTTGGATATCCAGACCCGTCAACTCATGGAAAACGAGGTGCTCGATCTCTGGATGGCCAAGCGCAAGGCAGTGCTTTTTATTACGCACGATCTCGATGAGGCGATTGCGATGAGCGATCGTGTGGTGGTTTTGTCAGCTGGGCCAGCCACACATCCAATCGGCGAGTTCCTGATTGACATCCCGCGACCGCGAGATGTGGCCGAAGTACGCAGTATCCCCAGGTTTGTAGAGCTTCATACGGATATATGGGCAGTGCTGCGCGATGAGGTCCTCAAGGGCTACGCCCAACAAAAAACCAAGGTAGCGTAA
- a CDS encoding ABC transporter substrate-binding protein, translating into MSISRREILKLAGATGALSMAPTFALASGLEKKAVHIAVGGESLVYYLPLTIANLNGYFKDEGLDVKVSNFAGGSKALQAVVGGSADVVSGAYEHTINLQSKAQMFQCVVLQGRAPMIVVGVSTKTMPDYKSPADFKGKKIGVTAPGSSTNMLFEFFLAKHGLKGSDVSIVGVGAGAGAVSAVQSGQVDAIVNLDPVISVLEAEKAIKVVLDTRTIKDTIEVFGGNMPAGCLYLPNDYIAANPNTTQALVNAMVRADKWIQANGPDGVAKVVPESYLLGKPDVYKLSVQRSMEGLSPNGMMPADGPETALKSLAAFKKGFDASKIDLAKTWTNTFAEKANKKFA; encoded by the coding sequence ATGTCTATTTCACGTCGCGAAATTCTAAAGTTAGCTGGTGCTACGGGAGCGCTGTCAATGGCTCCGACTTTTGCGCTTGCGTCTGGCCTTGAGAAGAAGGCTGTCCATATTGCCGTCGGTGGCGAGTCTTTGGTGTACTACCTCCCATTGACTATCGCCAACCTCAATGGCTACTTCAAAGATGAAGGCTTGGACGTCAAGGTCTCCAATTTCGCTGGTGGTTCCAAGGCGCTACAGGCAGTTGTTGGCGGCAGCGCTGATGTTGTATCTGGTGCATACGAGCACACTATCAACTTGCAGTCGAAGGCTCAGATGTTCCAGTGTGTGGTACTCCAGGGTCGTGCACCTATGATTGTTGTGGGTGTCTCCACCAAGACCATGCCCGACTACAAGAGCCCAGCTGATTTCAAAGGCAAGAAAATCGGTGTTACTGCTCCCGGCTCTTCTACCAATATGTTGTTTGAATTCTTCTTGGCCAAACATGGTTTAAAGGGTAGCGATGTTTCGATCGTTGGCGTTGGAGCTGGTGCAGGCGCAGTGTCAGCCGTGCAATCAGGCCAAGTTGATGCCATCGTCAATCTGGATCCCGTTATCTCGGTGCTCGAAGCTGAGAAAGCCATCAAAGTGGTTTTAGATACCCGCACTATCAAAGATACGATTGAAGTGTTTGGTGGCAATATGCCGGCCGGCTGCCTGTACCTCCCCAATGATTACATTGCTGCTAATCCAAATACAACCCAAGCTTTGGTCAATGCCATGGTACGTGCAGACAAATGGATCCAAGCCAACGGTCCCGACGGTGTCGCGAAGGTGGTGCCTGAGTCGTATCTGCTCGGTAAGCCCGATGTTTACAAGCTTTCAGTCCAGCGTTCGATGGAGGGTCTTTCGCCTAACGGTATGATGCCCGCTGATGGTCCGGAAACTGCGCTGAAGTCGCTTGCTGCATTCAAGAAAGGTTTCGATGCAAGCAAGATTGACCTTGCAAAGACGTGGACCAATACCTTTGCCGAAAAGGCTAACAAGAAGTTCGCATAA